Proteins from a single region of Streptomyces sp. HUAS 15-9:
- a CDS encoding MAB_1171c family putative transporter: MTPLALDPSHILGEFYISFWIPTAVLTAALVIKLPTIFRLWRDPLLRAVGGLLLLACAVFVFVTPSTIAWTNRVTGVPNISAPWCYSLITAFCGSCLLLIIAWRNGLSDRSATTRRAMRWVICVYSGVIVTLWVLFALADAPVERLRDLDTYYANTPFMREEILLYLVAHAAACLITSKLIWNWARTDGLDAWLRWGLRLLGIGYVLNLVFDSSKLVAVTVRWTGRNQDWLSTDLAPPVAALSAILIAVGFILPHAGQYLHDRWRVRLAHRELRPLYQLMRTVNGDGVPLVLRATAELRLTRRETFIRDVLLQLARYIDTDLSKRSYDAALALGHPPHRAKALAAAVGILDAVDNRSRTPEAPQTAAGPDTTNLLQEIGAVSRALRHPDDIAAVRAYAATPAESVPVHE, translated from the coding sequence GTGACCCCACTGGCGCTCGACCCCTCGCACATCCTCGGCGAGTTCTACATCTCCTTCTGGATCCCGACCGCGGTGCTGACCGCCGCCCTGGTCATCAAGCTGCCCACGATCTTCCGGCTGTGGCGGGACCCGCTGCTGCGCGCGGTGGGCGGGCTGCTCCTGCTCGCCTGCGCGGTGTTCGTGTTCGTGACGCCGTCGACGATCGCCTGGACCAACCGGGTCACCGGCGTACCCAACATCTCGGCGCCCTGGTGCTACTCGCTGATCACCGCCTTCTGCGGCTCCTGTCTGCTGCTCATCATCGCCTGGCGCAACGGCCTGTCCGACCGCTCCGCCACCACGCGCCGCGCGATGCGCTGGGTCATCTGCGTCTACTCCGGCGTGATCGTCACGCTGTGGGTGCTGTTCGCGCTCGCCGACGCCCCCGTGGAACGGCTGCGGGACCTGGACACGTACTACGCCAACACGCCGTTCATGCGCGAGGAGATCCTGCTCTACCTCGTCGCCCACGCCGCGGCCTGTCTGATCACGTCCAAGCTGATCTGGAACTGGGCCCGCACCGACGGCCTCGACGCCTGGCTGCGCTGGGGACTGCGGCTGCTGGGCATCGGCTATGTGCTGAACCTGGTCTTCGACAGCTCCAAGCTCGTCGCCGTCACCGTCCGCTGGACAGGGCGGAACCAGGACTGGCTGAGCACCGACCTGGCGCCGCCGGTGGCCGCGCTGTCCGCCATCCTGATCGCGGTCGGCTTCATCCTCCCGCACGCCGGCCAGTATCTGCACGACCGCTGGCGGGTCCGCCTCGCCCACCGCGAACTGCGCCCCCTGTACCAGCTGATGCGGACGGTGAACGGCGACGGCGTGCCCCTGGTGCTGCGCGCCACCGCCGAACTGCGGCTGACCCGGCGCGAGACGTTCATCCGCGATGTACTGCTGCAGCTGGCCCGGTACATCGACACGGACCTGAGCAAGCGGTCGTACGACGCCGCGCTCGCCCTCGGGCACCCCCCGCACAGGGCGAAGGCGCTGGCCGCCGCGGTGGGCATCCTGGACGCCGTCGACAACAGGAGCCGTACGCCCGAGGCTCCCCAGACGGCCGCCGGGCCCGACACGACCAACCTGCTCCAGGAGATCGGGGCCGTCTCCCGAGCCCTCCGCCACCCCGATGACATCGCGGCCGTACGCGCGTATGCGGCCACCCCAGCAGAGAGCGTTCCCGTACATGAGTGA
- a CDS encoding glycosyltransferase family 4 protein yields MPQHVPSSMRAAFPQGTRHLPALPPHPRRIVFLAHRDLGNPSAGGSELLVDRLADGLTRLGHQVTLLCGGPAAFRDYRVVSAGGSYAHYLRARSAFARQVGDCDLLVEVCNGMPYFAPLWHHGPTLCLVNHVHTDLWRMRLSGPLAPAARIGRRLEHWALTGAQQRALMVAVSPSTAHALRAIGVQRDRIRIVHNGVEEPGPRADRSAEPLFVAVGRLVEYKRIDLLLRLWERVRPVTGGRLLIVGDGPERERLERLGGPGVEFTGHVPEAEKHRLLCAAWLLVHPSAVEGWGLVVTEAAARETPTVAFDVPGLRDSVVDGETGVLARGESSFAAAWCTLALSARRREAMGKAARDRAAGYRWDRTVRQFLAVGAEAVRGWER; encoded by the coding sequence ATGCCCCAGCACGTGCCGTCCTCGATGCGCGCCGCGTTCCCGCAGGGCACGCGGCACCTCCCGGCGCTCCCCCCACATCCGCGCCGGATCGTCTTCCTCGCCCACCGGGACCTCGGCAACCCCTCCGCCGGCGGCTCCGAACTGCTCGTCGACCGGCTCGCGGACGGACTGACCCGTCTCGGCCACCAGGTCACCCTCCTGTGCGGCGGCCCCGCCGCCTTCCGGGACTACCGGGTCGTGTCCGCGGGCGGCTCCTACGCCCACTACCTGCGCGCCCGCTCGGCCTTCGCCCGCCAGGTCGGTGACTGCGACCTGCTGGTCGAGGTGTGCAACGGCATGCCCTACTTCGCGCCGCTGTGGCACCACGGCCCCACCCTGTGCCTGGTCAACCACGTCCACACCGACCTGTGGCGGATGCGGCTGAGCGGACCGCTGGCACCGGCCGCGCGGATCGGCCGAAGGCTGGAGCACTGGGCGCTGACCGGTGCGCAGCAGCGGGCTCTGATGGTCGCCGTCTCCCCGTCGACGGCACACGCCCTGCGCGCGATCGGGGTGCAGCGGGACCGCATCCGGATCGTCCACAACGGTGTGGAGGAGCCCGGTCCACGGGCCGACCGCTCTGCCGAGCCGCTGTTCGTGGCGGTGGGGCGGCTGGTCGAGTACAAGCGGATCGATCTGCTGCTCAGACTCTGGGAGCGGGTGCGGCCGGTCACCGGCGGCCGACTGCTGATCGTCGGCGACGGCCCGGAGCGGGAACGGCTGGAACGGCTCGGCGGGCCCGGCGTGGAGTTCACCGGGCATGTCCCGGAGGCCGAGAAGCACCGGCTGCTGTGCGCCGCCTGGCTGCTGGTGCACCCCTCGGCCGTCGAGGGCTGGGGCCTGGTGGTGACCGAGGCGGCGGCACGCGAGACACCGACGGTCGCCTTCGACGTACCCGGCCTCAGGGACTCCGTGGTGGACGGCGAGACCGGCGTACTGGCGCGCGGCGAGTCGTCGTTCGCGGCGGCCTGGTGCACGCTTGCGCTGTCCGCGCGCCGCCGGGAGGCGATGGGCAAGGCGGCCCGTGACCGCGCCGCCGGCTACCGCTGGGACCGCACGGTGAGACAGTTCCTTGCGGTTGGCGCGGAGGCGGTGCGGGGCTGGGAGCGATGA
- a CDS encoding NAD(P)/FAD-dependent oxidoreductase, with the protein MSDPGATAVVLGGSLAGLLAARALAPFADRVVVVERDVLPAVPKPRKGLPQARHVHQFWSGGARALEQLVPGVVDRLRAAGARRLPVTTDMVALSPYGWYRRWAESAFMLTSSRDLLDWIVRAQILADERIELVSGTEVLGLVGTDAAVTGVRVRGHDDAERTLTAGLVVDATGRGSRTPRWLASLGLPAAERREVNSGIAYASRLFRAPDQARDGFPIVNIQPDLPQVGRPGGGGVLMPVEDGRWMVTLYGSRGVEPAAGEADFARYAREELRHPVIADLIANAEPIGEVSCTRTTANRRHYFERMPAWPENFVVLGDAVCALNPVYGHGMSVAAQGALALREVVRRQGWGSPGLSRQIQKAVSRPVRAAWDLAIGADVFYPGATEGGPTLKERLTAAYVGRLLYTATGNGRIARRVTDVTSLQRGAEVLLAPDALLAAAIGPLKPRLSGPPLTAEERKAGGLL; encoded by the coding sequence ATGAGTGATCCCGGAGCAACCGCCGTCGTCCTCGGCGGCTCCCTGGCCGGCCTGCTCGCGGCCCGCGCCCTGGCCCCCTTCGCCGACCGTGTCGTCGTGGTCGAACGGGACGTGCTGCCGGCCGTGCCGAAGCCGCGCAAGGGGCTGCCGCAGGCCCGGCACGTGCACCAGTTCTGGTCGGGCGGGGCGCGCGCGCTGGAGCAGCTGGTCCCCGGTGTCGTCGATCGGCTGCGGGCGGCCGGGGCCAGGCGACTGCCGGTGACGACCGACATGGTCGCGCTGTCTCCGTACGGCTGGTACCGGCGTTGGGCCGAGTCGGCGTTCATGCTGACCAGCAGCCGGGACCTGCTCGACTGGATCGTCCGGGCGCAGATCCTGGCCGACGAGCGGATCGAGCTCGTGTCAGGGACCGAGGTGCTCGGGCTGGTGGGCACGGACGCGGCCGTCACCGGTGTCCGCGTACGCGGGCACGACGACGCCGAGCGCACGCTGACGGCCGGCCTGGTGGTCGACGCCACGGGGCGCGGCTCCCGCACGCCCCGGTGGCTGGCCTCGCTCGGGCTGCCCGCGGCGGAGCGGCGCGAGGTCAACTCCGGGATCGCGTACGCGAGTCGGCTGTTCCGGGCGCCGGACCAGGCCCGGGACGGGTTCCCCATCGTCAACATCCAGCCCGATCTTCCACAGGTTGGGCGGCCCGGGGGCGGTGGCGTCCTGATGCCCGTCGAGGACGGACGGTGGATGGTCACCCTCTACGGCAGCCGGGGCGTCGAACCGGCCGCCGGCGAGGCCGACTTCGCCCGGTACGCCCGGGAGGAGCTGCGCCATCCGGTCATCGCCGACCTGATCGCGAACGCGGAGCCGATCGGCGAGGTGTCGTGCACACGGACGACGGCCAACCGCCGGCACTACTTCGAGCGGATGCCCGCCTGGCCGGAGAACTTCGTGGTGCTGGGGGACGCGGTGTGCGCGCTGAACCCGGTGTACGGGCACGGGATGTCGGTGGCCGCCCAAGGGGCGCTCGCCCTGAGGGAAGTGGTCCGGCGTCAGGGCTGGGGTTCGCCCGGTCTCTCGCGGCAGATCCAGAAGGCGGTGAGCCGGCCGGTCAGGGCCGCGTGGGACCTGGCGATCGGCGCGGACGTCTTCTATCCCGGGGCGACGGAGGGCGGGCCCACGCTCAAGGAGCGGCTGACGGCGGCGTACGTCGGACGCCTGCTGTACACCGCGACCGGCAACGGCCGCATAGCCCGCCGCGTCACCGACGTGACGTCCCTGCAAAGGGGCGCGGAGGTGCTGCTCGCCCCCGACGCACTCCTGGCCGCAGCGATCGGCCCGCTCAAGCCGCGGCTGAGCGGGCCGCCGCTGACCGCCGAGGAGCGGAAGGCGGGCGGGCTGCTGTGA
- a CDS encoding DUF3068 domain-containing protein — protein MRRTASPFSLITLGLGTFLLVLAPLLAWYVEPRAAVNPIDIDTTAVYTGKGSYFDTGQVRTVADRRITITQVVRGDVEDSERSGRAVWDVTTTVDTDKTLPAADPHDALEFFLNRWVTDRSTNQPVHCCKENPYFEGDAYLKFPFDLRKHSYQWWDNSLGSTVTLHYAGTKKVQGYRGYRFTGTVAATKIGTRLVPGSIVGLPKRPQVRAEEWYANHGIELIADRRTGRVIYAQVGPRRTLRAPGSEKDAVVLLDSRKIGFTTGTQKEQVSLAKKESGRLRMVGQTLPLGAGVAGFVLAAAGAVLVVRGRKRPETDAISRPPLTM, from the coding sequence ATGCGCCGTACAGCCTCACCCTTTTCCCTGATCACCCTGGGTCTCGGCACGTTCCTGCTGGTGCTGGCGCCCCTGCTGGCGTGGTACGTCGAGCCGCGTGCCGCCGTGAATCCGATCGACATCGACACCACCGCTGTCTACACCGGCAAGGGCAGTTATTTCGACACCGGGCAGGTCAGGACCGTGGCCGACCGGCGGATCACGATCACCCAGGTGGTGCGCGGGGACGTCGAGGACAGCGAGCGCAGCGGCCGGGCGGTGTGGGACGTGACGACGACCGTCGACACGGACAAGACCCTGCCGGCCGCCGATCCGCACGACGCGCTGGAGTTCTTCCTGAACCGCTGGGTCACCGACCGCTCCACCAACCAGCCCGTGCACTGCTGCAAGGAGAACCCCTACTTCGAGGGCGACGCCTATCTGAAGTTCCCCTTCGACCTGCGCAAACACTCCTACCAGTGGTGGGACAACTCCCTCGGCTCCACGGTGACCCTGCACTACGCGGGCACCAAGAAGGTGCAGGGCTACCGCGGTTACCGGTTCACGGGGACGGTGGCCGCCACGAAGATCGGCACCCGGCTGGTGCCCGGGAGCATCGTCGGCCTGCCGAAGCGTCCTCAGGTGCGGGCCGAGGAGTGGTACGCCAACCACGGCATCGAGCTGATCGCCGACCGGCGCACCGGCCGGGTGATCTACGCCCAGGTCGGGCCGCGGCGGACGCTGCGCGCGCCGGGGTCGGAGAAGGACGCGGTGGTGCTGCTGGACAGCCGGAAGATCGGGTTCACCACCGGGACGCAGAAGGAACAGGTGAGCCTGGCGAAGAAGGAGAGCGGCCGACTGCGCATGGTGGGGCAAACCCTGCCGCTCGGTGCCGGTGTGGCCGGATTCGTCCTCGCGGCGGCAGGGGCTGTTTTGGTGGTACGAGGACGGAAACGTCCTGAAACAGACGCTATATCCAGGCCACCGCTCACGATGTGA
- a CDS encoding class I SAM-dependent methyltransferase: MKDPSLRRSLALFRAFRHEQDDPRACYSLLARDAADQVEAYHGPVAGRIVVDVGGGGGYFTEEFRRRGAQAHLFEPDVTELGEKPPAGTVIADGYLLPLSDGAADVTFSSNVLEHVADPQTFLSELARVTRPGGLIYVSFTNWLSPWGGHEWAPWHYLGAERARARYRRRTGRPAKHTLGENLFAVHIGATLRQVRARDDVTVVSARSRYWPFLAEAVVKAPGIRELATWNLLLILRRCPP; the protein is encoded by the coding sequence CTGAAGGACCCCTCTCTACGCCGCTCCCTCGCCCTCTTCCGTGCCTTCCGGCATGAGCAGGACGACCCCAGGGCCTGTTACTCCCTGCTCGCCCGGGACGCCGCCGACCAGGTCGAGGCCTACCACGGGCCGGTCGCCGGGCGGATCGTCGTGGACGTCGGCGGGGGCGGTGGGTACTTCACCGAGGAGTTCCGGCGCCGAGGCGCGCAGGCCCATCTGTTCGAGCCGGACGTGACCGAGCTTGGCGAGAAGCCGCCCGCCGGGACGGTGATCGCCGACGGCTATCTGCTGCCGCTGTCCGACGGGGCCGCCGACGTGACGTTCTCGTCCAACGTCCTCGAGCATGTGGCGGATCCGCAGACGTTCCTCAGCGAACTGGCCCGGGTCACCCGGCCCGGCGGGCTGATCTACGTGTCCTTCACCAACTGGCTCTCCCCGTGGGGCGGTCACGAGTGGGCGCCCTGGCACTATCTCGGCGCCGAGCGGGCCCGCGCCCGCTACCGCCGTCGTACCGGACGGCCGGCCAAGCACACCCTGGGCGAGAACCTGTTCGCCGTGCACATCGGAGCCACCCTGCGGCAGGTGCGCGCCCGCGACGACGTCACGGTCGTCTCGGCGCGCTCCCGCTACTGGCCGTTCCTCGCGGAAGCCGTCGTGAAGGCGCCCGGCATCCGTGAGCTGGCCACCTGGAACCTCCTCCTCATCCTCCGGCGGTGTCCCCCATGA
- a CDS encoding helix-turn-helix domain-containing protein: MPPARAAAVSARSAWRDVPRLQVRQFAAIAMAEAPALAEEILGEIRREYPGLPVVLDESGEPMALIGIRRAIEVFVQHLESSEGRPTVPPGVFQEFGRGEGLGGRSLDSLQAIYRLGVRLAWRRFAEIGQRLDIPPPAMYELVDAGYEYLDGLVDQSVRGYAEAAARQAGERLRLQRRLMELLLVERHRGDPADALAERAARIGWPLPGRVAVGVLLRPAREAMAPAVGQGVLLDMEYEQPRMVVPDPDAGGRPELLHRALTGWAGAIGPPVPLPDACKSLRWAEAAVHLMERGLLPAGEMLHCTEHTEALVLLQPEELIDDLALRCLAPLAHCGPTHGRRLAETLLAWLETRGGAPEVAVRLGVHPQTVRYRLRQIRELWGDGIDDPDRRFELELVLRAQRLRGELGDPRAHR; encoded by the coding sequence ATGCCGCCCGCCCGTGCGGCCGCCGTGTCCGCCCGCTCGGCCTGGCGCGACGTGCCCCGCCTCCAGGTCCGGCAGTTCGCCGCGATCGCCATGGCCGAGGCGCCCGCGCTGGCCGAGGAGATCCTGGGCGAGATCCGCCGGGAGTACCCCGGCCTGCCCGTCGTGCTCGACGAGAGCGGTGAGCCGATGGCGCTGATCGGCATCCGCCGGGCCATCGAGGTCTTCGTCCAGCACCTGGAGAGCTCCGAGGGCCGCCCGACCGTACCGCCCGGCGTGTTCCAGGAGTTCGGCCGCGGCGAGGGCCTGGGCGGCCGCAGCCTCGACTCCCTCCAGGCGATCTACCGCCTGGGAGTACGGCTGGCCTGGCGCCGCTTCGCCGAGATCGGCCAGCGCCTCGACATCCCGCCACCGGCCATGTACGAGCTGGTCGACGCGGGTTACGAGTATCTGGACGGCCTGGTCGACCAGTCGGTGCGCGGCTATGCCGAGGCCGCCGCCCGCCAGGCCGGGGAACGGCTGCGCCTGCAGCGCCGGCTGATGGAACTGCTGCTCGTCGAGCGTCACCGGGGCGACCCGGCCGACGCGCTGGCCGAGCGGGCCGCCCGGATCGGCTGGCCGCTGCCCGGGAGGGTCGCGGTGGGGGTGCTGCTGCGCCCGGCGCGGGAGGCGATGGCCCCGGCGGTGGGGCAGGGGGTGCTGCTCGACATGGAGTACGAGCAGCCGCGGATGGTCGTCCCCGATCCCGACGCCGGGGGCCGCCCCGAGCTGCTGCACCGGGCGCTGACCGGCTGGGCCGGGGCGATCGGCCCGCCGGTGCCGCTGCCCGACGCCTGCAAGTCGCTGCGCTGGGCCGAGGCCGCCGTACACCTGATGGAGCGGGGGCTGCTTCCGGCCGGGGAGATGCTGCACTGCACCGAGCACACGGAGGCCCTGGTGCTGCTGCAGCCCGAGGAGCTGATCGACGACCTGGCCCTGCGCTGCCTGGCGCCGCTGGCGCACTGCGGGCCGACGCATGGGAGAAGGCTTGCGGAAACGTTACTGGCGTGGCTGGAGACGCGGGGAGGCGCCCCGGAGGTGGCCGTGCGTCTCGGCGTCCACCCGCAGACCGTCCGCTACCGCCTGCGCCAGATCCGCGAGCTGTGGGGCGACGGGATCGACGACCCGGACCGCCGCTTCGAGCTGGAGCTGGTGCTGCGTGCCCAGCGGTTGCGCGGAGAGCTGGGCGATCCGAGGGCGCACCGGTAG
- a CDS encoding IclR family transcriptional regulator produces MGRLVPAVTRALDILELFLDGDGTLSAPDIVRKLQLPRTTVHELVTTLAARSYIVPVPGQPGRYRLGVRPYQLGSRYAEQLDLAAEGQQVARSVAETCDETVHVAILEGTDVIYIAKVDSTHAVRMVSAAGRRLPAHCTSVGKMLLASLPEPELASRIPDGAELAAMTPNSITDPGVLREALAEIRQRGIAVESRESNPDVSCVAAPVRDRTGQVVAALSISVPMIRWSEERRGELEQLAAKGAAELSERLGHRGAA; encoded by the coding sequence GTGGGACGCCTCGTACCTGCCGTGACCCGGGCTCTCGACATTCTTGAGCTCTTCCTCGACGGGGACGGGACGCTCTCCGCCCCCGACATCGTGCGCAAGCTACAGCTGCCGCGCACCACCGTGCACGAACTGGTCACCACGCTCGCCGCCCGGTCGTACATCGTGCCCGTACCGGGCCAGCCCGGACGGTACCGGCTCGGTGTGCGCCCGTACCAGCTCGGCAGCCGCTACGCCGAGCAGCTCGACCTCGCCGCCGAGGGCCAGCAGGTGGCCCGGTCCGTCGCCGAGACCTGCGACGAGACGGTCCATGTGGCGATCCTCGAGGGCACCGACGTCATCTACATCGCCAAGGTCGACTCCACGCACGCGGTGCGCATGGTGTCGGCGGCCGGCCGCCGGCTGCCCGCCCACTGCACCTCGGTCGGCAAGATGCTGCTGGCCTCCCTGCCCGAGCCGGAGCTGGCCTCGCGCATCCCGGACGGCGCCGAGCTGGCCGCGATGACCCCCAACAGCATCACCGACCCGGGCGTCCTGCGCGAGGCCCTGGCGGAGATCCGGCAGCGCGGCATCGCGGTCGAGAGCCGCGAGTCCAACCCGGACGTGAGCTGCGTGGCGGCGCCGGTGCGTGACCGTACGGGCCAGGTGGTCGCGGCCCTGTCCATCTCCGTTCCCATGATCCGCTGGAGCGAGGAGCGCCGCGGTGAGCTGGAGCAGCTCGCCGCCAAGGGCGCGGCCGAGCTGTCGGAGCGCCTCGGCCACCGGGGCGCGGCATGA
- a CDS encoding toxin-antitoxin system, toxin component family protein, whose protein sequence is MDIAGARRRAARIAARLRGARPATGKRSLAAGLARAVRARPRPPADIRELCRALCEAMGDRRAGRPVELRFERFPDEIEVTGLWVEFQDFDLVIVEERAEALQQLVILGHELWHLHAGHRHDHLLGAEAARALAGTPGWRDAALTVAARDGSREADEAAADDFGHRLATAFRPYVLGLGPGTPLDPVQRSLGYRGRGGVTR, encoded by the coding sequence ATGGACATCGCGGGCGCGCGCCGGCGGGCTGCCCGGATCGCCGCGAGGCTGCGGGGCGCCCGTCCCGCGACGGGCAAGCGCTCACTCGCCGCCGGTCTCGCCCGCGCGGTGCGCGCCAGACCCCGTCCCCCCGCCGACATACGCGAGTTGTGCCGGGCGCTGTGCGAGGCTATGGGCGACCGGCGAGCCGGGCGGCCGGTCGAGCTGCGCTTCGAACGCTTCCCCGACGAGATCGAAGTCACCGGCCTGTGGGTGGAATTCCAGGACTTCGACCTGGTCATCGTGGAGGAACGGGCCGAGGCACTGCAGCAACTGGTCATCCTCGGACATGAGTTGTGGCATCTGCACGCCGGGCACCGGCACGACCACCTGCTCGGCGCGGAGGCGGCCCGCGCCCTGGCCGGCACGCCCGGCTGGCGTGACGCGGCACTGACGGTCGCGGCACGCGACGGCTCCCGCGAGGCCGACGAGGCGGCGGCGGACGACTTCGGCCACCGGCTGGCGACCGCCTTCCGCCCGTACGTCCTCGGCCTCGGCCCCGGCACCCCGCTCGACCCTGTCCAGCGGTCCCTGGGCTACCGCGGACGCGGAGGAGTCACCCGGTGA
- a CDS encoding SMP-30/gluconolactonase/LRE family protein has product MTAYEVAVAAHATLGEGPTWDPAAGRLLWVDVLGSRVHTYDPSTGRRTVRTTHQHVGAAKPRAGGGLVLNLRDGVGLLDPDGTFRWLRNEPVPGRRANDAAVAPDGSLWAGTMRYDEAPGGGTLCRITGDGSARTVLDDVTVSNGTGWSPDGRLMYYVDSPTRQVDVFRHEDGRAVDRRRLAHIEDGAGFPDGLTVDADGCVWVALWDGGAVRRYTPDGELDRVIELPTPRVTACAFGGPDLTDLYITTARVGLTAPHPVAGSLLVVPGAGKGLPQPAFAG; this is encoded by the coding sequence ATGACGGCGTACGAGGTGGCGGTGGCCGCGCACGCGACGCTCGGCGAGGGTCCGACCTGGGATCCGGCGGCGGGCCGGCTGCTCTGGGTGGACGTCCTGGGCTCGCGGGTGCACACCTACGACCCGTCGACCGGCCGCCGTACGGTCCGCACGACGCACCAGCACGTCGGCGCCGCCAAGCCCAGGGCGGGCGGCGGCCTGGTCCTGAACCTCAGGGACGGCGTGGGCCTCCTCGACCCGGACGGCACGTTCCGCTGGCTGCGTAACGAGCCCGTCCCCGGCCGCCGCGCGAACGACGCCGCCGTCGCCCCGGACGGCTCGCTGTGGGCGGGCACGATGCGCTACGACGAGGCGCCCGGGGGCGGCACGCTCTGCCGGATCACCGGCGACGGCTCGGCCCGGACGGTGCTCGACGACGTCACGGTGAGCAACGGCACCGGGTGGAGCCCCGACGGCCGACTGATGTACTACGTCGACTCGCCGACGCGGCAGGTCGACGTCTTCCGCCACGAGGACGGACGGGCCGTGGACCGGCGCCGACTGGCGCACATCGAGGACGGCGCGGGCTTCCCCGACGGGCTGACGGTCGACGCCGACGGCTGTGTGTGGGTGGCTCTGTGGGACGGCGGCGCGGTGCGCCGGTACACCCCGGACGGCGAGCTGGACCGCGTGATCGAACTGCCGACCCCACGGGTGACGGCGTGCGCCTTCGGGGGCCCGGACCTGACGGACCTCTACATCACCACGGCCCGGGTGGGACTGACGGCACCGCACCCGGTGGCCGGGTCGCTCCTGGTGGTCCCGGGAGCAGGCAAGGGCCTGCCCCAGCCGGCGTTCGCGGGCTGA